One window from the genome of Nitrospirota bacterium encodes:
- a CDS encoding ATP-binding protein, producing MGTYHTRLTDPRQFRKDHFFYLKVVSQIIAGHFDDGQVDFGKLSIFIKFGDIILGMRRQVFQDAIVNGNLFRAQILQKDECNHIGLTSWCSDYLSGLTRVDLTHEMFVRGNDEVLEVSDFDIQEDIIMVLDTLLMSKGRQNILLYGSQGTGKTSFARSLANKYGKELFTVKASETDKHKDRLRSVYATVNLAGTDNSIVLVDEADEIINSANSYYFESRTNKSWINQFLESHGKKVVWITNRSDEIASSTMRRFSFSIEFKKLSRNNRLKVLRYELKKKGMETCFTDAELNELCREYNVDAGGIVNAISTVNTAGETDKASTMKKIRAVLGSHEKATGGRLRGNRKIRGFESYTLDGLNTSHNLRDIVSSLKSRESGTENRNFSVSLLLYGMPGTGKSEFVYYLGNLLGKEILLKRGSDIHSRYVGETEKNIAEAFEEAGESGDILFFDEADTFLFPRSQAYRSWEISFTNEILTQLESSRGVVVFATNNMDGLDHAALRRFRFKIYFKPLTPEGKLHFYNKLLSGLTQDRHLASPECRTLMRIKNLTPGDFAVVRDQFSFLISSEISHGKLIEALANEVRYKNYVGKGIGF from the coding sequence TTGGGGACCTATCATACAAGACTTACCGACCCACGACAATTCCGGAAGGACCATTTTTTCTATCTCAAGGTGGTTTCGCAGATAATTGCAGGTCATTTCGATGACGGACAGGTTGATTTCGGCAAATTATCCATTTTCATAAAATTCGGGGATATTATTCTGGGGATGAGGCGGCAGGTATTTCAGGACGCCATTGTCAACGGAAACCTTTTCAGGGCACAAATACTCCAGAAGGATGAATGTAACCACATTGGGCTGACCTCGTGGTGTTCCGACTATCTCTCCGGTCTTACAAGGGTTGATCTGACGCATGAGATGTTTGTCAGAGGAAATGATGAAGTCCTTGAGGTCAGTGATTTCGATATACAGGAGGACATAATAATGGTGCTCGATACGCTTCTCATGAGTAAAGGGAGGCAAAACATCCTCTTATATGGTTCGCAGGGAACAGGCAAGACATCTTTTGCGAGGAGTCTTGCAAATAAATACGGGAAGGAATTGTTTACAGTAAAGGCATCAGAAACAGACAAGCACAAAGACCGGCTGAGGTCAGTCTATGCTACTGTTAACCTTGCCGGCACAGACAATTCCATTGTCCTTGTGGATGAGGCGGATGAGATCATAAACTCCGCCAACTCTTACTACTTTGAGAGCAGGACCAATAAGAGCTGGATAAACCAATTCCTTGAATCCCACGGTAAAAAGGTCGTCTGGATAACAAACCGCTCGGACGAGATTGCTTCTTCCACCATGCGCCGATTCTCCTTCTCCATCGAATTCAAGAAACTCAGCAGGAATAACCGGCTAAAGGTCCTGAGATACGAGCTTAAAAAGAAGGGAATGGAGACCTGCTTTACGGATGCAGAACTTAATGAGCTATGCAGGGAATACAATGTAGATGCAGGAGGGATAGTAAATGCCATCAGTACCGTCAATACTGCAGGTGAGACAGATAAAGCCAGTACCATGAAGAAGATACGGGCAGTCCTTGGCAGTCATGAAAAGGCGACCGGAGGAAGACTTAGAGGCAACCGAAAAATACGCGGGTTTGAATCTTACACCCTTGATGGCCTGAACACATCCCATAATCTCAGGGACATTGTATCTTCACTCAAATCACGTGAATCAGGGACTGAGAACAGGAATTTCTCTGTTTCCCTACTCCTCTATGGGATGCCGGGTACAGGAAAATCAGAGTTTGTCTATTATCTTGGAAACTTGCTGGGGAAAGAGATTCTCTTGAAAAGGGGGAGCGATATCCACTCAAGGTATGTCGGGGAAACAGAAAAAAATATCGCGGAGGCTTTTGAAGAGGCAGGGGAGAGCGGCGACATCCTGTTCTTTGACGAGGCTGACACATTCCTCTTCCCGAGAAGCCAGGCCTACCGCTCCTGGGAGATATCATTCACCAATGAGATACTTACCCAGCTTGAGAGTTCACGCGGTGTAGTAGTCTTTGCTACAAATAATATGGATGGTCTCGACCATGCGGCCTTAAGGCGTTTCAGGTTCAAGATATACTTCAAACCACTGACGCCTGAAGGAAAACTGCATTTTTACAATAAACTGCTGAGCGGCTTGACTCAGGACAGGCATCTTGCCAGCCCGGAGTGCAGGACACTGATGAGGATAAAGAATCTGACCCCAGGTGACTTTGCCGTTGTCAGAGATCAGTTCTCATTCCTTATCTCATCTGAAATCTCTCACGGCAAGTTGATCGAGGCGCTGGCAAATGAAGTCAGATACAAGAATTATGTCGGGAAGGGGATAGGGTTTTAG
- a CDS encoding tetratricopeptide repeat protein, which translates to MPDERDIAIELMKQNKFQEALQIFLWLLEKNADDWSIYYMTGQCYRFTNRFPEAVNYLTEAASLNPADPQIFLALGIALQLTENYELAIEKLEQALRLEPRLVLAYNSIGLTYRKLGSFRKAIEWYDKAAECIVSLVSEEVHKDRAKCYRDAIVDGKKVAIILPYVLEKTHEMLRSDPAYAIVMNNIGVCLIELGDIDAASEKFRESIEFIPNGYNFPDPFKNLESIS; encoded by the coding sequence ATGCCTGACGAACGAGATATTGCCATTGAGCTGATGAAGCAGAATAAATTCCAGGAAGCTTTACAGATATTCTTGTGGTTATTAGAAAAGAATGCTGATGATTGGTCGATATATTATATGACTGGCCAATGCTACAGGTTCACAAATAGATTTCCTGAAGCAGTGAATTATTTAACGGAGGCAGCTTCACTTAATCCAGCTGATCCTCAAATATTTCTTGCTCTTGGTATTGCACTCCAGCTTACCGAGAATTACGAATTAGCGATAGAGAAGCTTGAACAGGCCTTGAGATTGGAACCCAGACTAGTTCTAGCATATAACAGTATAGGATTAACCTATCGTAAACTTGGTAGCTTTCGTAAAGCAATTGAGTGGTATGACAAAGCAGCAGAATGCATAGTCTCCCTTGTTAGTGAAGAAGTTCACAAGGATCGTGCAAAATGCTACAGAGATGCAATTGTTGACGGAAAAAAAGTCGCAATAATTCTTCCGTATGTATTAGAAAAAACACACGAAATGTTAAGATCTGACCCAGCATATGCAATTGTCATGAATAATATAGGTGTATGCCTAATTGAACTTGGCGATATAGACGCTGCAAGTGAAAAATTCAGAGAGTCGATTGAGTTTATTCCCAATGGATATAATTTTCCTGACCCTTTTAAGAATCTTGAGTCTATCAGCTAG